A window from Sulfurirhabdus autotrophica encodes these proteins:
- a CDS encoding FecCD family ABC transporter permease: protein MPRFILLLLLVVFALASIVSGMLMGSANLPFAKVIESLLGNASGLDAQIVLQLRLPRVLSAFACGGLLAVAGALLQVLLRNPLADPYILGISGGAAVAALGGMLLGLSWGGVNLLALTGALAAIGLVFGLSYGDGFWDMRRLLLTGVVLSAGFGALISLMLVLAPTAQVQGMLFWLMGDLSHAQNPAVVWGTMVFVSGFSLWQAQSLNILSLGEIKAKTLGVSVVPLQIGIYFLAAVATSAAVMEAGAIGFVGLVIPHMVRLLGISDYRWLIPMALLLGGGFLTVADTLARTIVAPGQLPVGVLTALLGVPVLLMLLRKIR from the coding sequence ATGCCGCGTTTTATACTCCTACTGTTGTTGGTTGTGTTTGCCTTGGCAAGTATTGTCTCGGGCATGCTCATGGGGAGCGCTAATCTCCCCTTTGCAAAAGTAATCGAATCCTTGTTGGGGAATGCTTCCGGGCTGGATGCGCAAATTGTGCTCCAGTTACGTTTGCCACGAGTGTTAAGTGCCTTTGCCTGCGGTGGATTGCTGGCTGTTGCAGGTGCATTGCTGCAAGTGTTATTGCGTAACCCGCTGGCTGATCCCTATATTCTGGGTATTTCCGGCGGTGCGGCAGTGGCTGCTTTGGGCGGAATGTTGCTGGGGCTGTCTTGGGGTGGGGTTAATCTGCTCGCGCTGACAGGCGCATTGGCAGCGATCGGCTTGGTATTCGGATTGAGTTACGGCGACGGATTTTGGGATATGCGGCGCTTGTTGCTGACAGGGGTTGTGTTATCAGCCGGATTTGGTGCGTTGATCAGTTTAATGCTGGTGCTGGCGCCAACGGCGCAGGTTCAAGGTATGTTGTTCTGGTTGATGGGAGATTTGTCTCATGCGCAAAATCCTGCTGTCGTGTGGGGAACGATGGTGTTTGTGTCAGGCTTTTCCCTTTGGCAAGCACAGAGTTTGAATATTCTCAGTCTGGGCGAAATCAAGGCAAAGACGTTGGGTGTATCTGTGGTGCCATTGCAAATCGGTATTTACTTTCTGGCAGCTGTTGCGACATCTGCTGCCGTAATGGAGGCGGGTGCCATTGGCTTTGTTGGCTTGGTGATACCCCATATGGTGCGTTTGTTAGGGATTTCTGATTATCGATGGTTGATTCCCATGGCGCTTCTGCTGGGGGGCGGGTTTTTGACGGTTGCGGATACCCTGGCAAGAACCATCGTAGCGCCCGGCCAACTGCCGGTAGGTGTACTGACTGCGTTATTGGGCGTGCCCGTACTACTCATGCTGCTTAGAAAAATCCGATGA
- a CDS encoding energy-coupling factor ABC transporter permease: MNLSDNLLPAQWYWFGHALLAILLIKTVPATPWQRLKIPANHNLWLGACVALMTIWSIKAGIKPGLNFHLLGATAFTLMFGPQLAIFGLLIVLAGVTLTGLGGWEAFSLNALIMIFLPVWLSYTLFRIVDQKLPNHFFIYIFINAFIGGAFAVTATGLASTWLLAAGDAYSLKYLYSQYLPYYILMSWSEAMSTGMIMTLMVVFRPQWVSTFDDERYIRNK; the protein is encoded by the coding sequence ATGAATTTATCAGACAATCTATTACCTGCCCAGTGGTATTGGTTCGGACATGCGCTACTCGCCATCCTGCTGATCAAAACCGTGCCTGCCACCCCATGGCAACGCTTAAAAATCCCTGCCAATCATAATCTTTGGTTAGGAGCGTGTGTTGCCTTAATGACCATCTGGAGCATCAAAGCCGGGATCAAACCGGGCTTGAATTTTCATTTATTAGGCGCAACCGCTTTCACCCTCATGTTCGGGCCGCAGCTGGCTATTTTTGGATTATTAATTGTATTAGCCGGCGTAACACTTACCGGCTTAGGCGGATGGGAAGCCTTTTCGCTTAATGCTCTGATCATGATTTTCTTACCGGTATGGTTAAGTTACACCCTGTTCAGAATAGTGGACCAAAAATTACCCAACCATTTTTTCATTTATATTTTCATTAACGCCTTTATTGGCGGCGCTTTCGCAGTGACTGCCACAGGCCTTGCTTCTACCTGGCTGCTGGCAGCAGGGGATGCCTATAGCCTGAAATATCTCTATTCACAATATCTGCCCTATTACATCCTCATGAGTTGGTCCGAAGCAATGTCTACAGGCATGATCATGACGCTGATGGTGGTGTTTCGCCCTCAGTGGGTCAGCACGTTTGATGATGAACGGTATATTCGGAACAAATAG
- a CDS encoding histidinol-phosphatase codes for MRLVLFDLDNTLLAGDSDFEWAQFLIEQGVLDREVYEARNLAFYEQYKAGTLDIHEFLNFQLKPLARHSRRQLDAWHEQFMQEKILPIVAPKARELVAHHAQDADLMAIITATNSFVTAPIAKAFGIFHLIATEPEQKNGEFTGEVFGTPSFREGKITRLDEWLKLKGLTWSSITESWFYSDSLNDLPLLQRVTNPVAVDPDDTLRDYAEKQGWPVISLR; via the coding sequence GTGCGTTTAGTACTGTTTGATTTGGATAATACACTCCTGGCAGGAGACAGTGATTTTGAGTGGGCGCAATTTTTGATTGAACAGGGCGTGCTCGACCGTGAAGTGTATGAAGCCCGTAATCTGGCGTTTTACGAACAATATAAGGCCGGTACGCTGGATATTCACGAATTTCTGAATTTTCAGCTGAAGCCGCTTGCACGTCATTCCCGCCGCCAGTTGGATGCGTGGCATGAACAATTCATGCAGGAGAAAATTCTGCCTATCGTTGCCCCTAAGGCTAGGGAACTGGTTGCCCATCATGCTCAAGACGCAGATTTGATGGCGATTATTACAGCGACCAATAGTTTTGTAACGGCGCCTATTGCCAAAGCCTTTGGTATTTTTCATCTGATTGCAACTGAACCCGAACAGAAAAATGGGGAGTTCACCGGCGAGGTTTTTGGTACGCCTAGCTTCCGGGAAGGAAAAATCACCCGACTGGATGAATGGCTAAAACTGAAAGGGCTAACCTGGTCTTCAATCACTGAAAGCTGGTTTTATAGCGATTCTCTGAATGACTTGCCGCTGTTGCAACGTGTTACCAACCCGGTAGCTGTTGACCCTGACGACACCCTGCGTGACTATGCCGAGAAACAAGGGTGGCCAGTAATCAGCCTGCGCTAA